GGAGCCTTGGGGATACGGGGGTGGTTACTCCTCCCTCACTTCCCCCCACATTTCGTGGCTCGTTCCCGAGAGAAGGCTCCTCGGTGAAAGCCTTCCTGTGGGATCATCCGAGCTCCAGGAATTTAACGTAAACATCAGGGAGGAGGGCGTCTGAGTGCCCGACAACGGAACCAGACCTAACTCAGGACTCACAGAACATGCAAGAGAAACACCAATgatctccttttgtttttaattaaagctaTATTCCTAATGAGAGAATAGTCTGTCTGGCGGTAGCTGAGTCTGAGACGCCAGGAGAACCGGTCAGACGAACGGACAGGCGTGATGACACCCCTTCTGGGTGAGAGGCAGTGGCGAAAATGAAACACACCCTCTGACCAGGGCTTCCTTTCCCGGGTCAGGCGGCCACCTGCTGCATGGGTCTGAGGTTCGGTGACACGCCGAAGGGCTGCCCGTGCTCTGTGACGTCGTCCACGGTCAGCCCGTCCCAGAGCTCGATCAGCGTCGGGCCTTTCTTCTTGTGCACGTCGAACACGGCCTTGTCAGTGATGATCCGGTCCACACAGCGCCTCCCGGTCAGCGGCATGGTACGCTTCTCCAAGATTTTGGGTTCGTTGGCCTTGGTGCAGTGCGCCATGGTGACCACCACTCTGGTCTTGGGACTGGACACCAAGTCCatggccgcccccctcccccccaatgcCTTTCACCTTCTTCCCGGGTATCATCCAGTTAGCCAGGTCACCGTATTTGGAGACCTGCATGGCTCCCAGCATGGTGAGGTCAAGGTGCCCCCCTCGAATCATGGCGAATGAGTCATCACTGGAGAAGAAACAGCCCCCGGGGAAAATGCTCACCGTCTGCTTGCCTGCGTTGATGAGATCTGCATCCACCTCATCTTTGGGTGGGAACGGCCCCAAGCCCAGGACGCCATGTTCACCGTGAAGATGAACAGTCATGTCCGGGCTGATGTAGTTGCTGGCCAGGAGCGGGATTCCTATGCCCAGATTGGCATACATGCCTTCCTCAAATTCAAGAGCTGCCCCCTTGACAATTCGGGCCCTGGGGTCATCTGCAGACTCGGCTTTTTCATCGTGCTCCTTCCTGAGGGCTAGATGCTCAATTCTTTTCTCGTGTTTTTCTCCCTGAATCACGCGGTCGACATAAATGTTAGGAACGTGGATGTCTTCGGGGGCAAAGGTCCCCACATCCACGGTTTCTTCCACCTCCACCACGGAGGTTTCCGCAGCTTTGCACATGGGCACGTTGAAATTCCTGGCGCTTTTTCTGAAGATGACGTTCCCGGCGCGGTCGGCCTTCCACCCCTTCACCAAAGCAAAATCGGCGGTGATGGCCTGCTCCAGAAGATAGTGGTGCCCGTGGAACTCCCTCACCTCTCGGGGCTGGCTCATGATGGCGATGTGGCCGTCGGGCACGGACCTGATGGGGGCGCCTCCCTCCTGAACCAGGGTCCCGTAGGCCATGGGAGTGTAGAAGGCGGGCACCCCGGCGCCCCCAGCGCGGATGCACTCGGCCAGGGTGCCCTGGGGCGTCAGCTCCAGCTCGCCCGCCAGGTACCGGCGCTCGCACAGCGTGTTCTCCCCCACGTAGGAGCAGATGAGGCGGGCGATCTGCTTGGCCTCCAGTAACAGGCCCGGCCCAAGGCCGTCCACGCCCACGTT
Above is a window of Panthera uncia isolate 11264 chromosome C1 unlocalized genomic scaffold, Puncia_PCG_1.0 HiC_scaffold_4, whole genome shotgun sequence DNA encoding:
- the LOC125913700 gene encoding LOW QUALITY PROTEIN: succinyl-CoA:3-ketoacid coenzyme A transferase 2, mitochondrial-like (The sequence of the model RefSeq protein was modified relative to this genomic sequence to represent the inferred CDS: deleted 1 base in 1 codon) — translated: MAGGGMEKPKERRCLRSGGRRVRNPLAGGAPHCGQGRRGHLVGSRARALGHRVPASCWGPTLVEAEGGVRCLATSARARARFYADPVEAVKDIADRAKIMVSGFGLCGIPENLIQALLRTRVKDLTVVSSNVGVDGLGPGLLLEAKQIARLICSYVGENTLCERRYLAGELELTPQGTLAECIRAGGAGVPAFYTPMAYGTLVQEGGAPIRSVPDGHIAIMSQPREVREFHGHHYLLEQAITADFALVKGWKADRAGNVIFRKSARNFNVPMCKAAETSVVEVEETVDVGTFAPEDIHVPNIYVDRVIQGEKHEKRIEHLALRKEHDEKAESADDPRARIVKGAALEFEEGMYANLGIGIPLLASNYISPDMTVHLHGEHGVLGLGPFPPKDEVDADLINAGKQTVSIFPGGCFFSSDDSFAMIRGGHLDLTMLGAMQVSKYGDLANWMIPGKKVKGIGGEGGAMDLVSSPKTRVVVTMAHCTKANEPKILEKRTMPLTGRRCVDRIITDKAVFDVHKKKGPTLIELWDGLTVDDVTEHGQPFGVSPNLRPMQQVAA